DNA from Mesorhizobium sp. DCY119:
GTTCGGTCCGCTCTTTCACCGCGCCGGCCAGCGCCAGTATGCCGGCCTCGGTGCTGACGTCCCCGGCAAAGCCCTCGGCCTTGCCCGGTCCGCCCAGCGCATTGATCTCAGCTGCGACGCGCGCGCATTCCTCGCCCTTGCGCGAGGCGATCAGCACATGCGCTCCGGCCTGTGCCAGTGCGGTGGCGGCCATGCGGCCGATGCCGGTCGCCGCACCTGTCACCAGCGCGGTCTTGCCGGTCACCGAAAACAGCTCCTCCAGATAGGACATCGCTCCTCCAAGCTGCGGCACTTTGAATGAGCATCGGAATATTCCGAAAACCGGTAATCACTTTTCGGTCCGATGCTCTGGCTTTGCCGCGTTGACAACATACCGAGTAGTATGTTCATATTTTCAGCGCTCGTAAAGACCGTGCCTTGCTGCGGGAGATAGACCGCCGCGATATCACCAGGATGACAAACGGATGTCAGAAAGCGCCGCAAGGACCATGCCGGACGATTCCCGCTTCGACATCCTGCGCGCAGCAGCACAGTGCTTCATGGAGCGCGGCTATCACGCGAGTTCGATCGACGATGTCGCGCGCAGCCTCGGCTCGACCAAGGGCCGCGTCTACCATCACTTTCCATCCAAGGCCGATCTGTTCGCAGAGGTGTTTCGCACAGGCATGGACATGAACTACGCGGCGATCGAACCCTATCGCGAGAAGGACATTCCGGCGGTCACGCGCTGGCATCATCTCGCCACCATCCACACCGGTCAGATGATCCGCACCAAGCCGTTCCAGCGCGTGGTGTGGGAGGGCGTGGAACTGCATCTGCGCGGCGCGACCACGCCGGAACAGCGCGAGGTCTTTGCCCGGCTTCTGCAATACCGCACCGAATACGGGCTGATCTTTCGCAAGACCCTCGAAGAGGCGCGCGATGCCGGCGCGATGGATTTCGAGAATCTCGGCATCGCCGCCGAGCTCATGTTCATGACACTCAACTCGCCTATCTTCTGGTATTCGCCGCGCCCCGACGAAACCGAGGGCGATATCGACCGTCTCGTGGGGCAGATCGTCACCTGCGCGGCCAGGGGGCTCGGCGTTTCCTGATCCCGGGCCGTTGCCGGCTTTGAAAATGATCGTGTTCAAGCAGAAGTTGGAGGAAGAAATTCAATGTCGGATATGGCCCTGGGCATGACGGAACGGCTGAAGCCGATCCATGAGCGCGTCGCCCGCATGGTGCGCGAGGAGATCGCGCCGCTCGACGCTGAATTCCTGGCCGAGATCGGCAAGGGCGGCGACCGCTGGGCCTACACGCCGCGCCAGACCGAAATTCTCGAAGGGTTGAAGGCCAAGGCGCGCGAGCGCGGCTTGTGGAATTTCTGGCTGACCAATTCCGACCGCGGCTACGGGCTTTCGACGGTCGAATATGCCTATCTCGCCGAGGAAATGGGCAAGGCGCATCTGGGCGCCGAAACCTTCAACTGCTCGGCGCCCGACACCGGCAATATGGAAGTGCTGGAGCGCTATGGCTCGGCCGAGCACAAGGAGCGCTGGCTGGGGCCGCTGCTGGAAGGAAAAATCCGCTCGGCCTATCTGATGACCGAGCCGGATGTCGCCTCGTCGGATGCCACCAATATCTCCCTGCGCTGCGAGCGCGACGGCGATGACTATGTTCTGAACGGCGAGAAATGGTGGGCTTCGGGCTCCGGCGATCCGCGCTGCAAGATCTACATCGTCATGGTCAAGACCGGCGGCGATGACGCGCCGAAGCACAAGCGGCATTCGATGATCTTGGTGCCGGCCGGCACCGAGGGCGTCGAGAAGCTGCGGGCGATGCAGGTGTATGGCGAGGACGACGCCCCGCACGGCCATTTCCACATCCGCTTCACCAATGTCCGTGTGCCGGCATCCAATCTCATCCTCGGCGAGGGCAGGGGTTTCGAGATCGCTCAAGGGCGGCTCGGCGGCGGGCGCATCCACCACTGCATGCGCGCCATCGGCCAGGCCGAGCGGGCGCTGGAACTGATGTGCACGCGCGCCTTGCGGCGCGAGGCCTTCGGCAAGAAGTTGGCCGAACTCGGCGCCAATTTCGACATCATCGCCGAAGCCCGCATGGAGATCGAGATGGCGCGGCTGCTCTGCCTCAAGGCTGCCTGGATGATCGACCAGGGTGATGCACGCGCGGCGGCTCCCTGGATCAGCCAGATCAAGGTCGCGGCACCGCGTATCGCGCTCAAGGTGGCAGACGAGGCAGTGCAGATGTTCGGTGCGAAGGGGATTAGCCAGGACACCGAACTGGCGCGCATCTGGACCCATCTCAGGACGTTGCGGCTCGTCGACGGGCCGGACGCCGTGCACCGCCGCCAGATCGCCCGCAACGAGCTTAGAAAATACACGCAGGAAAAGGTTTAGCGATCATGCCTTGGCTGCCGTCAGTACCCCCACCCCTAACCCCTCCCCACAAGGGGGAGGGGAATATTGTGCCGGCCTATCCAATTCCCTCCCCCTTGTGGGGAGGGGTTAGGGGTGGGGGTATCGAGCCGCCGCAACGTGCGTCGTCTTCATACGAAATAGTCCTGCCACAACGAGAAGAGGCTCGGGTCAGGGATTGCCTGTCCTTTGAACCGAGGTGCGTGGCATGAAGGCAATCGTCGTCAACAATTACGGCTCGATCGACCAGATCGTCTATGCGGACTGGCCGGAGCCGGAAGCCAAGGGCAATCAGGTCGTCATCGAGGCGGAGGCCATCGGCGTCAATTTTCCTGACGGTTTGCTGGTGCAGGGCCTCTACCAGATGAAGCCGGAGCTGCCCTTCGTGCCGGGCATGGAGGTGGCGGGCAAGGTTGTTGCCGTCGGGCCGGATGTGAAGTCGCTGAAGGTTGGTGACCGGGCTGCGGCACTTTCCACCCATGGCAGCTATGCCGAACGGGTCGCGGTGCCTGAGCCGGCAGCGATGAAGCTGCCGGACGGTATGGATGCCGGCCACGCCTGCGCGCTGATCTGCGGTTACGGCACTTCGCACTACGCCCTGAAGCAGCGCGCGCAGATAAAACCCGGCGAAACGCTCTGCGTGCTCGGCGCGTCGGGCCTGACCGGCATCGCGGCGATCCAGATCGGCAAGGCGATGGGCGCGACCGTCATCGGTGTGGCGTCGACCGAGGAGAAGCGCCAGATCGCGAAGCAGGCCGGCGCGGATATCGTGCTCGGCTATGAAGACCTCAAGGATCGCCTGAAGGAAGCGACCGGCGGCAAGGGCGTCGATGTCGCCTTCGACCCGGTCGGCGGTGAAGCCTTCGATGCGCTGTCGCGTTCGATGGGCTGGGGCGGGCGACTGCTGGTCATCGGCTTTGCCTCGGGCACGATCCCGAAATTCCCGGTCAATCTGGCGCTGGTCAAAGGGTTTTCGGTGGTCGGCGTGTTCTGGGGCGCTTTCACTGCCAAGGAACCGCAGGCCTATGCCGAGAACATGAGCGAGCTGCTCGGCTGGTATCGCGCCGGCAAGGTCAAGCCCGTCATCGAAGGCACCTATCCGCTTGCCGACGCGGCAAAGATACTGAAGCGCGTGATCGGGCGCGGCGCGTCCGGCAAGCTTATCCTCAAGCCGTGAACGGAGTTTTCCATGGCACTCCCATCCGAGATGAACGCACTGCTTCTGACCAATGACGGCTACACCAAGACGCCCTCGGGAAGCGTTCTGGAGGCGATGGAGCCTTATGTCGTGCCCGGCCGCATCGCCGTGCCTTCGCCGAAGCCGAAGCAGGTTCTGATCAAGGTCAGCCTCGCCTCGATCAACCCGTCCGACGTGATGTTCATCAAGGGTCAGTACGGCCAGCCGCGTTTCGTCGGCCAGCCTGCCGGTTTCGAGGGTGTCGGCATCGTCGCGGCTGCCGGCGACGATCCGGCCGCGCAGAATATGCTCGGAAAGCGCGTCGCCTTCGCCACCGGCTACACCAATTAGGGCGCCTGGGCCGAATATGCGATGGCCGAAGCCTCAGCCTGCATCCCGCTGATCGACAGCGTGCGCGACGAGGATGCCGCCGCCATGATCGTCAACCCGCTGACTGCTCTGGCCATGTTCGACATCATTCGGGAAGCGGGCGAGAAGGCTTTCGTGCTGACCGCCGGCGCCAGCCAGCTGTCAAAGCTGATCATGGGCGTAGCCCGGGACGAAGGCTATCGCCCCATCGCCATCGTCCGGCGCGACGACCAGATCCCGCTGCTGAAGGAGGCGGGAGCCGCGCATGTGCTCAATGCCGAAGCGCCGGATTTCGCCAGTGCCTTGAAAGAGGTGATGAAGACTGAGCAGCCGCGCATCTTCCTCGATGCCGTCACCGGCCCGCTTGCGGGGGCGATCTTCGATGCCATGCCCAAGGGCGCGCGCTGGATCGTCTATGGCAGGATGGACCTTTCCACCACGCCGATCGTCCAGCCCGGCCAGCTCATCTTCATGGACAAGAAGATCGAAGGCTTCTGGCTGGTCGAGTGGATGCGCGACACGCCCATCGAGCGCAAGGGCCGCGCGGTGATGGAAGCGCAGAAGCGCTTTTCGGACGGGCGCTGGGCGACCGACGTGACGGCGGTGGTGCCGCTCTCGGAAGCGATGGCGCGGGTACCGGCGGAACTCGCCAAGCCGAACGGGAAGGTTTTTATCAAGCCTTGAGGGGCTGCTATTCCTTCTCCCCGTTTACGGGGAGAAGGTGGCCCGAAGGGCCGGATGAGGGGCAGCTCTTACAGTGAAGGTGAGTTGCAATCGCGAGCCGTCGCACCGCCCCTCATCTGCCTGCCGGCATCTTCTCCCCGTGAACGGGGAGAAGAAAGCAGTCCTACTCCGCCGGCTCCACATTCGTGTAAGCCGCTTCTTCCAGCTCGCGCTTGAGCCGCGCTTCTTCCTCGACCTTGGGCGTGACCCAGCGGCCGAGCAGCAGATAGGCGACGGGTGTCAGGAACAGCGTCGAGGCCGTTGCCAGTCCCAGCCCGCCGACGATGACCCAGCCGAGCGCGATGCGCGCTTCGGCGCCGGCGCCTGAGGCCAGCACCAGCGGCAGGCCGCCAAGCACGGTACAGATCATGGTCATCATCACCGGGCGCAGGCGGATGTTGGAGGCCTCCTCGATCGCTTGGCGCACGCCCATGCCGCGGTCGCGCAGCTGGTTGGCGAACTCGACGATGAGGATGCCGTTCTTGGCCATGATGCCGACGAGCATCACCAGCCCGATCTGGCTGTAGGCGTTGAGGCTGGTGCCGGTCAAAAGCAGCGCGAACACCGCGCAGGCAAGCCCGAGCGGCACCGTCGCCATGATGATGACGGCGCTGACGAAGCTTTCGAACTGGGCCGCCAGAACCAGCAGGATGATGACCAGCGCGAAGCCGAAGATGGTCAGCATGCTGCCGCTGCTTTCGCCGAGCGTGGCAGCTTCGGCGAGCGGGATGATGCGCGCGCCTGGCGGCAGCAGCGGGCCGGCGATTTCCTGGGCGGCCTTCAGCGCATCGCCAAGTGCGAAGTCGCTGCGCAGGTTCGCGGTGACCGCGACCGAGCGCAATTGCTGCTCGCGCGTCAGCGACGGCGGCACGGCGCGTTCGGTCAGCGTGGCGATCGTCGCCATCGGCACGAAGCGGCCGTCCGTGGTCTTCATGAAGATGTTTTCGAGGTCGGTCGGGTCGTTGATCGGATTGGTCGTCGAAACGAGCTTCACCTTGTAGGCGCGGTCGTTGATGAAGACCTCGTCCACCTCACGCCCGTCCAGCATCGCCTGCACGGCGTTGGCCAGCCCGGTTATGTCGATGCCGAGGTCCGAGGCGCGTTCGCGGTCGATCTCGACGGCAAGCTGCGGCTGGGTCGCATCGTTGGACAGGCGCGGCTGCTGGAAGCGCGGGTCCTTCTCCATCTCGGTGACGACCTTGTTGGCCGCCACGCCGAGATCGGCATAGCTGTTGGAGCCGACGATGGCGAATTGCAGGCCGTTGCCGGCGCCGCGAATGCCGAGGCTGTTGGGCGAAACCGGGAAGGCACGTACGCCGGGAACATTGGCGACCGCCTTGCTGATGTCGGCCATGATCTCCTGCTGCGAGCGCGTGCGCTTGTCCCAGGGCGCAAGCGACATGACCATGAAGCCGCTGTTGACCGAGCCGCCCTGGCCGACATTGGCGAAGGTGTTCTCGATCTCGCCGGAATCGCGCAGCGGCTGGATCAGCTGCTCGATGCGGCGCATCTGCTGGGTGGTGTATTCCAGGCTCACGCCCTGCGGCGCGGTAACCCGCAGCAGCGCCAGCGAGCGGTCCTCGTTCGGCGTCAGTTCCTGGCGGATCAGGCCGAATGCGCCATAGGCGGCGGCGGCGAACAGGACCGAAACGATGATGACGATGGCCGGCGCGTCGAGGCAGGCATGCAGGCAGCGGCGGTAGAGGGCGGCGAGGAACGTGCCGATGCGTCCCATGATGCCGTGATGTGCGTGGTCCGCTTCCGAGCCGCCCGCCTTCAGCATGCGCGAGGCGAGCATCGGGCACAGCGACAGCGCGACGATGGACGACAGCAGCACCGCCATGGCCAGCACGAAGCCGAATTCGCGGAACAGGCCGCCGGTCTGGCCGGGCAGGAACGAGAGCGGGATGAACACTGCGGCGAGCGTAGCGGTCGTCGCGACGACGGCGAAGAACACTTCCTGCGTGCCGAGCACGGCTGCCGCGCGCGGGCCCATGCCCTCGTTGCGGCGGCGCACGATGTTTTCGAGCACGACGATGGCATCGTCGACGACAAGGCCGGTCGCCAGCACCAGCGCCAGCAGCGTCAGGATGTTGATGGAGAAGCCGGCGAGATAGATCGCCGCGATCGTGCCGATCAGCGCCACCGGCATGGCAAGGCCGGGGATGAGCGTGGCGCGCCAGTCGAGCAGGAACAGATAGATGATCAGGAGCACGATCGACACCGACAGCACCAGCGCGATCTCGACCTCGTGGACGGCGCCATTGACGAAGACGGCATCGTCGCTGGTCACGCGTATGTTCATGCCTTCGGGCAGCGTCGCCTGTATCTTGTCGACGGCGGCGTGCACGCCGGTGGAAATGTCCAGCGTGTTGGACTGCGCCTGCCGGATGATGCCGAGGCCGATGCCTGGCTGGCCGTTGGAGCGCAGCGACGACTGGCCGATGTCGGGTCCGATCGTCACGGTGGCGACATCGCCGATGCGGGTGCGGCCCTTTATGACGATGCTCTCAAAGGCTTCCGGGGTGGTCACCGAAGCGGTCGCGCGCACGATGATGTTCTGGTCTTTGCTGGTCAGCGCGCCGGCCGGCGTGTCGAGCGAAACGGTCGACAGGGCATTGCTGATGTCGGCGACGGTCATTCCAAGGCTGGAAAGCTTGGTCTGGTCGATATCGATGCGAAAGATCTTGTCGCGGTCGCCGAAAATCTGGACGTCGGCGACGCCCGGCACCGCCGACAGCGTGTCGATGATCTGGTCATCGATGAAGATGGTCATGTCCTCGACGGACATGCGGTCCGAGGTCACCGCCAGGCGCAGCACGGCGTCGGAATTGGCGTCCGCCTTGACGATGCGGGGCGGGTCGGCGTCATCGGGCAGCTGGTTGGTGACGCGGGCGACCGCGTCGCGCATGTCGGCTGCGGCCACATCGAGATTGACGCCGTCAGCGAATTCCACGGTGACACGGCTGCGTCCGTAGGACGAGCTCGACGAGATCGACTTGACGCCGGAAACGCGCGAGACCGCGCCCTCCAATATGGTCGTCAGCTCGCGGTCGATGGTTTCGGCGGCAGCGCCCGAATAGTCGGCGGTGATGGTAATGACGGGCCGGTCGACGTCGGGCAGCTCGCGCACTTCGACGCCGAAGAAGGCGGCAAGCCCCGCGACCACGATCAGCGTGTTGATGACGAAGGCCATGATCGGGCGGCGCACGAAAAGCGCCGTCATGCCCTTTTCGCTGCCGCCGTTATGCGTTTCCACTATGCCCGCCCCCCGCGCCGCTTATGAGCCGCTGCCGGCAGGGGCCGGTGTCGCGGTTCTCGGCTCTGCACCGGCAATCAGCACGTCGGCGCCTTCGCGCACGGCATGAACGCCCTCGGTGACGACGATATCGCCGGCCATGATCGGAGCGTCGATGAGGACGCTCTCGCTGTTGCGCTGGATGATGCGGACAGGGGTACGCTTGGCCTTGCCGCTCTGGATCGCCCAGACGAAGGCACCATCGGTGCCCCATTGGATCGCCAGCGGGTCGACGGAAGGATAGGTATCGCCGGGAAAGCCCATGGCGACCTGGAACGACATGCCGGCGCGCAGCTTGTCGCCGACATTCTCGATTTTCGCGCGCACCAGCAGCGTGCGGCTAGCCTCTTCCAGGCGGTTGTCCACCGCGCTGACCGTTCCCTTGAATGTCTGGCCCGGCATGGCGATGGGCGTTGCCGTCAGCGGCTGGCCCACTGCAACGGCGGTGGTGAAGCGTTCGGGCACCCAGAAGTCGATGATGATCGAAGAGCGGTCGTCGATCGTGGCGACGGTGGTCGTCGTCGTGACGTAGTTGCCGGCCTCGATCGGCAGGATGCCGACGAAGCCGGAAATCGGCGCGACGATGGCGCGGCGCTCAAGCGCCAGCTGGGCTTCCTGCAGCGCCAGCTGTGCGTTGTCGAGCGCAAGCTGTGCATCGGAGACCTGAACCGCGGTAACGGTATTGGTGCCGCGCAGCGTCTTGGCGCGGTCGGCCTTGGACTGTGCGTCGGCCACGGCAACCTTCGCGCGGTCGAGCGCGATCTTCTCGCCGTCCGAATCGAGCCGGGCGATCACGGCTCCGGCTTCGACCTTGCTTCCGGGCGTTACCGTCAGTTCGGTAAGGCGGCCGGAAGAATAGGGATTGATCGCAACAGATGCGTTGGCACGCCCGGTGCCGATTGCCTGGAGCCGGTCATTGATCGTTGCTGAGGTGACAGGCGCGGTGATGACCGCCGTCTGCTGGCCGCGCCCGCCCTGCCGATTGCCGCCGGCTGCGGCGGTGCCTTCGGTCTTGGCTGTCGCGCCATAGGCCCAGTCGATGCCCCAGCGCGCCAGAATCTCGGGTGCGCCGGGATAAAAACGAGCCCAAGCGGCAGCGGCCACCACAAGGATGACCAGGGTAAAAACGATCTGTTTCCAGGCGGCCATCGGCACTCCGGGCGTCGGGGCGGTGTATCGCCACTTGATTTCGTATCTGCCCGGCTCTCCACCGTCCCCGAGACAGCGAAATGGGCGCATATTCTAGGCGCAAAGCGCCGGAAAGTCAGTATCGCGCCTTTATGTCAATTCGCAGACGCCTTGGCACCTTAAATATCGGTAATCATTCGGATGCGCTGCACAATATTGCGGCAATGCCGGCTATCTCAGGTCTTCCATTTCACGGATGCGCCTTGCGCTCTCCTTTTCCATCGAGCGCGTGATCTCACCGATCAGCGTTTCGGCCACGACGAACAGGGCTGCCGACGAATCCCACGAAGAGGGCACCGAGGTGCGGCCTGCAATAACATGGCGGGCGACGCGGGCGATCGGCGACAGCCACTGGTCGGTGAAAAGCATGACATCGACGCCACGGCCATGCGCCTTTTCGGCAAAGCGGATCAGGCTTTCCTGATAGCGGCGAATGTCGAAGACCAGCAGCACGTCGCGCTTGCCCATGTCGATGAGCCGGTCTCGCCATGTGCTTTCCTGGCCGGTCAGGTGGAACACGTTCGGACGTACGATGGTGAGATGGGCCGCCATGTAGCGCGCGATGGGATCGGTGAAGCGCCCGCCGATGAGGAAGATCTTGGCGCGCGGGTTGGCGAGGCGGGCGACGATGTCGACTATCTGCTTGTCGGAGACATGCCGGAAGGTTTCGCGGATATTCTCCAGCGTGGCTTCCAGCACCGGCGAGGTCTTGCCGCTCTCGGGTGTCGGACGCGCCACGGTCCGGGTGAGTGGCGATTGAAGCTGGGCTGCGAGTTCGTCCTGAAGCGTGGCCTGGAACTCAGGATAATTCTGGAAGCCGAGGCGCGAGACGAAGCGCAGGATGGTTGGCGAACTGACACCCGCCTGCTGCGAAAAGTCGGCTACCGTCTTCAGTCCGATCAGCGGATAATTGGCGATCAGCGTCTGCGCCGCCCGTCGTTCGCCTGCCGGCATCGTGTCGATGCGATCCGAAATCAGTTCGGCTATGCTCAGCGCCATGTCACCTCCCGCGTCGTTCCCGCCAGATGGCGAGACGCTTGTCCCCAAAGCTTTTCGTCCTGCCGTCAAACGCTTGCACAAAGCCGTTTGACAAAGTCTCGTAATGCGTATGAAATCATTCATTGAGACGCAAAGAAACAAAATACGTAACATACGATACGGCGTTTTCAGGGGACTGCAAGAGAATGGAGACTGCGCGATCCGCAGCAGAGGAGGCGTATGAAGCCGTCCGGGTCAGCAACCGGAATGGCGCCAGCCCCTATCTGCTGGTCTGCGACCACGCATCGAATTTCATCCCCGCTTGTTTTGGCACGCTCGGCCTCGAAGATTCCGAGCTTTCGCGCCACATCGCCTGGGACCCCGGCGCGCTTCCAGTCATTCGCCGCATGGCCGAAGCGCTGGATGCCACGCTGATCGAATCCTGTGTTTCCCGGCTCGTCATCGACTGCAACCGGCCACTCGACGCGCCCGATCTTATCTCTGCGGTCAGCGAGACCACGGTGGTTCCAGGGAATGAGAACCTGACCGAGGCACAGCGGCAGGAGCGCATCGCGCTATCCTGGCAGCCTTTCCACGACACGATCGAGGAAGTTATTGCCGAGCGGCTGGTGAAGGGCATGGAGACGCGGCTCGTTTCCGTCCATTCCTTCACGCCGGTCTACAAGGGCGTTTCGCGGCCCTGGCATATCGGCATCATCCACGACGAGGACGACAGCCTCGCTGCGCCGATGATCGATGCGCTGAAGGCGGTCGACGGCATGACCGTCGGCGTCAACGAACCCTATTCGCCGGCCGACCGCGTCTATTTCACGCTGGAACGGCATGGCCGTGCGCGCGGGCTCGCCTGCGCGATGATCGAAATCCGCAACGATGAGATCCGGGATGAAACCGGGCAATGCAAGTGGGCGGATCTCCTGGCCGGCATTTTTGCCGGCTTGGAACCGGGGACGGGGACCAAGGCGTCCGCACGGCTGGGAAAAAGCCATGTGGCCGAGAAGGTAAATCAGAAAGTCGTCTAGCTAAGAAGTTGTCTAGCTGAAACAGGGGAACTTTCACATGACTGCGCCTGGTTACTCAGAAAATGACAAAAGCGAGGACATGAAGGTCCTCCACGGCATGGGCTACGCCCAGGAACTCGAACGGAGAATGAGCCAGTTCTCCAACTTCGCGGTTTCCTTCTCCATCATCTGCATCCTTTCCGGCGGCATCAACTCGCTGGCCCAGGCGACATCGGGAGCGGGCGGCGCCGCGATCGGCATCGGCTGGCCGCTCGGCTGCTTCGTCAGCCTGGTCTTTGCGGTGGCCATGGCGCAGATCAGCTCGGCCTATCCGACGGCCGGCGGCCTCTATCACTGGGGTTCGATCCTCGGCAACAAGTTCACCGGCTGGCTGACCGCCTGGTTCAACCTGCTCGGCCTTGTCACCGTTCTCGGCGCCATCAATGTTGGCACCTACTACTTCTTCATGGGCGCCTTCGGCACGACCTATCTCGGGCTCGAGGACACGACCACGACCCGGATCATCTTCCTCGCGATCATCACCGGGTTGCAGGCGCTGGTGAACCATATGGGCATCGGCCTCACCGCCAAGCTCACCGACTTCTCCGGCTATCTGATCTTCGCTACCGCGATCGTGCTGGCACTCGTCTGCCTGGCTGCGGCCGACAGCTACGAGATCGGCCGCCTCTTCACCTTCGCCAACTATTCGGGCGAGGCGGGCGGCAATGTCTGGCCGACGAATTCGTCGACCTGGGTGTTCCTGCTCGGCCTGCTGCTGCCGATCTACACGATCACCGGCTATGACGCTTCGGCCCACACTTCGGAAGAAACGCTGAAGGCGGCGCATTCGGTTCCACGGGCGATGATCGGCTCGGTGCTGTGGTCGGCGCTGTTCGGC
Protein-coding regions in this window:
- a CDS encoding efflux RND transporter periplasmic adaptor subunit translates to MAAWKQIVFTLVILVVAAAAWARFYPGAPEILARWGIDWAYGATAKTEGTAAAGGNRQGGRGQQTAVITAPVTSATINDRLQAIGTGRANASVAINPYSSGRLTELTVTPGSKVEAGAVIARLDSDGEKIALDRAKVAVADAQSKADRAKTLRGTNTVTAVQVSDAQLALDNAQLALQEAQLALERRAIVAPISGFVGILPIEAGNYVTTTTTVATIDDRSSIIIDFWVPERFTTAVAVGQPLTATPIAMPGQTFKGTVSAVDNRLEEASRTLLVRAKIENVGDKLRAGMSFQVAMGFPGDTYPSVDPLAIQWGTDGAFVWAIQSGKAKRTPVRIIQRNSESVLIDAPIMAGDIVVTEGVHAVREGADVLIAGAEPRTATPAPAGSGS
- a CDS encoding MurR/RpiR family transcriptional regulator — translated: MALSIAELISDRIDTMPAGERRAAQTLIANYPLIGLKTVADFSQQAGVSSPTILRFVSRLGFQNYPEFQATLQDELAAQLQSPLTRTVARPTPESGKTSPVLEATLENIRETFRHVSDKQIVDIVARLANPRAKIFLIGGRFTDPIARYMAAHLTIVRPNVFHLTGQESTWRDRLIDMGKRDVLLVFDIRRYQESLIRFAEKAHGRGVDVMLFTDQWLSPIARVARHVIAGRTSVPSSWDSSAALFVVAETLIGEITRSMEKESARRIREMEDLR
- a CDS encoding N-formylglutamate amidohydrolase; translation: METARSAAEEAYEAVRVSNRNGASPYLLVCDHASNFIPACFGTLGLEDSELSRHIAWDPGALPVIRRMAEALDATLIESCVSRLVIDCNRPLDAPDLISAVSETTVVPGNENLTEAQRQERIALSWQPFHDTIEEVIAERLVKGMETRLVSVHSFTPVYKGVSRPWHIGIIHDEDDSLAAPMIDALKAVDGMTVGVNEPYSPADRVYFTLERHGRARGLACAMIEIRNDEIRDETGQCKWADLLAGIFAGLEPGTGTKASARLGKSHVAEKVNQKVV
- a CDS encoding TetR/AcrR family transcriptional regulator, whose protein sequence is MSESAARTMPDDSRFDILRAAAQCFMERGYHASSIDDVARSLGSTKGRVYHHFPSKADLFAEVFRTGMDMNYAAIEPYREKDIPAVTRWHHLATIHTGQMIRTKPFQRVVWEGVELHLRGATTPEQREVFARLLQYRTEYGLIFRKTLEEARDAGAMDFENLGIAAELMFMTLNSPIFWYSPRPDETEGDIDRLVGQIVTCAARGLGVS
- a CDS encoding acyl-CoA dehydrogenase family protein, producing MSDMALGMTERLKPIHERVARMVREEIAPLDAEFLAEIGKGGDRWAYTPRQTEILEGLKAKARERGLWNFWLTNSDRGYGLSTVEYAYLAEEMGKAHLGAETFNCSAPDTGNMEVLERYGSAEHKERWLGPLLEGKIRSAYLMTEPDVASSDATNISLRCERDGDDYVLNGEKWWASGSGDPRCKIYIVMVKTGGDDAPKHKRHSMILVPAGTEGVEKLRAMQVYGEDDAPHGHFHIRFTNVRVPASNLILGEGRGFEIAQGRLGGGRIHHCMRAIGQAERALELMCTRALRREAFGKKLAELGANFDIIAEARMEIEMARLLCLKAAWMIDQGDARAAAPWISQIKVAAPRIALKVADEAVQMFGAKGISQDTELARIWTHLRTLRLVDGPDAVHRRQIARNELRKYTQEKV
- a CDS encoding efflux RND transporter permease subunit, with the protein product MTALFVRRPIMAFVINTLIVVAGLAAFFGVEVRELPDVDRPVITITADYSGAAAETIDRELTTILEGAVSRVSGVKSISSSSSYGRSRVTVEFADGVNLDVAAADMRDAVARVTNQLPDDADPPRIVKADANSDAVLRLAVTSDRMSVEDMTIFIDDQIIDTLSAVPGVADVQIFGDRDKIFRIDIDQTKLSSLGMTVADISNALSTVSLDTPAGALTSKDQNIIVRATASVTTPEAFESIVIKGRTRIGDVATVTIGPDIGQSSLRSNGQPGIGLGIIRQAQSNTLDISTGVHAAVDKIQATLPEGMNIRVTSDDAVFVNGAVHEVEIALVLSVSIVLLIIYLFLLDWRATLIPGLAMPVALIGTIAAIYLAGFSINILTLLALVLATGLVVDDAIVVLENIVRRRNEGMGPRAAAVLGTQEVFFAVVATTATLAAVFIPLSFLPGQTGGLFREFGFVLAMAVLLSSIVALSLCPMLASRMLKAGGSEADHAHHGIMGRIGTFLAALYRRCLHACLDAPAIVIIVSVLFAAAAYGAFGLIRQELTPNEDRSLALLRVTAPQGVSLEYTTQQMRRIEQLIQPLRDSGEIENTFANVGQGGSVNSGFMVMSLAPWDKRTRSQQEIMADISKAVANVPGVRAFPVSPNSLGIRGAGNGLQFAIVGSNSYADLGVAANKVVTEMEKDPRFQQPRLSNDATQPQLAVEIDRERASDLGIDITGLANAVQAMLDGREVDEVFINDRAYKVKLVSTTNPINDPTDLENIFMKTTDGRFVPMATIATLTERAVPPSLTREQQLRSVAVTANLRSDFALGDALKAAQEIAGPLLPPGARIIPLAEAATLGESSGSMLTIFGFALVIILLVLAAQFESFVSAVIIMATVPLGLACAVFALLLTGTSLNAYSQIGLVMLVGIMAKNGILIVEFANQLRDRGMGVRQAIEEASNIRLRPVMMTMICTVLGGLPLVLASGAGAEARIALGWVIVGGLGLATASTLFLTPVAYLLLGRWVTPKVEEEARLKRELEEAAYTNVEPAE
- a CDS encoding zinc-binding dehydrogenase — its product is MAEASACIPLIDSVRDEDAAAMIVNPLTALAMFDIIREAGEKAFVLTAGASQLSKLIMGVARDEGYRPIAIVRRDDQIPLLKEAGAAHVLNAEAPDFASALKEVMKTEQPRIFLDAVTGPLAGAIFDAMPKGARWIVYGRMDLSTTPIVQPGQLIFMDKKIEGFWLVEWMRDTPIERKGRAVMEAQKRFSDGRWATDVTAVVPLSEAMARVPAELAKPNGKVFIKP
- a CDS encoding alcohol dehydrogenase catalytic domain-containing protein, which encodes MALPSEMNALLLTNDGYTKTPSGSVLEAMEPYVVPGRIAVPSPKPKQVLIKVSLASINPSDVMFIKGQYGQPRFVGQPAGFEGVGIVAAAGDDPAAQNMLGKRVAFATGYTN
- a CDS encoding NADPH:quinone oxidoreductase family protein; protein product: MKAIVVNNYGSIDQIVYADWPEPEAKGNQVVIEAEAIGVNFPDGLLVQGLYQMKPELPFVPGMEVAGKVVAVGPDVKSLKVGDRAAALSTHGSYAERVAVPEPAAMKLPDGMDAGHACALICGYGTSHYALKQRAQIKPGETLCVLGASGLTGIAAIQIGKAMGATVIGVASTEEKRQIAKQAGADIVLGYEDLKDRLKEATGGKGVDVAFDPVGGEAFDALSRSMGWGGRLLVIGFASGTIPKFPVNLALVKGFSVVGVFWGAFTAKEPQAYAENMSELLGWYRAGKVKPVIEGTYPLADAAKILKRVIGRGASGKLILKP